One part of the Salvelinus sp. IW2-2015 linkage group LG28, ASM291031v2, whole genome shotgun sequence genome encodes these proteins:
- the LOC111954132 gene encoding T-box transcription factor TBX6-like: protein MCFKQKEEYYTTFTTEDPMVMEEWVEDLAITTSISPDSVTSKPSLANKNGVEDQSVTMTGKDASLTSVTMASSTDAITNTEVNLAVASSTHSEANLGIALSTDAITNKEASGTIALPMYSKANTDAKAAIPPIASASPSPAATMTNSDAKLALPSPFSSPAASSPAPGGLQPEEGGLSAVRSCGGVGVTLENSSVWKEFHRCGTEMILTKQGRRMFPYCRYRLTGLEPTRRYALVLSITPIDTYRHRWNLEWEPSGPGEPLSQASRRVFPHQDSSALGKVWMASLVSFYKLKLTNHCLDQEGHVMLHSMHRYRPSLHVIPVADGEDLGFDPKMLYLQLFSPKVMTFTFPQTEFYAVTSYQNTRITQLKIDYNPFAKGFREDSGSPRLTKPRPEQSQAGKGDTRSPGLSSARPDGREGTEQIVSGVADLRYKLCLPSGPIEQQPPRT, encoded by the exons ATGTGCTTTAAACAAAAAGAAGAATATTATACAACATTTACTACGGAGGACCCTATGGTAATGGAGGAGTGGGTAGAGGACTTGGCTATTACCACATCAATTTCACCTGACAGCGTCACCAGTAAGCCAAGCCTGGCCAACAAGAATGGGGTGGAGGACCAATCTGTAACCATGACAGGCAAGGATGCGAGCTTAACCAGCGTAACCATGGCTTCATCCACCGATGCCATAACAAACACTGAAGTCAACCTGGCTGTGGCATCATCCACACACAGTGAAGCTAACTTAGGCATAGCTTTATCCACTGACGCCATTACAAACAAAGAAGCGAGTGGAACTATAGCCTTACCCATGTATAGTAAGGCAAACACTGATGCTAAGGCAGCCATCCCACCCATAGCATCAGCATCTCCATCACCAGCTGCCACCATGACAAACAGTGATGCCAAACTAGCCCTCCCCTCACCGTTTTCATCACCCGCTGCCAGTAGCCCAGCCCCCGGAGGCCTGCAGCCCGAGGAGGGAGGCCTCTCAGCGGTGAGGTCATGCGGCGGTGTGGGGGTCACTCTGGAGAACAGCAGTGTCTGGAAGGAGTTCCATCGCTGTGGAACCGAGATGATCCTGACAAAGCAGGGCCGGCGCATGTTCCCCTATTGCCGCTACCGCCTGACGGGTCTGGAACCAACACGCCGTTATGCTCTTGTCCTGTCAATCACCCCCATCGACACATACCGCCATCGCTGGAACCTGGAATGGGAACCCAGTGGTCCTGGCGAACCACTCAGCCAGGCCTCACGCAGAGTCTTCCCCCACCAGGACTCATCAGCCCTGGGGAAGGTCTGGATGGCCAGCCTGGTCTCCTTCTATAAACTCAAACTGACTAACCACTGCCTGGACCAGGAGGGGCATGTGATGTTGCACTCCATGCACCGCTACAGGCCCAGTTTACACGTGATCCCCGTCGCAGATGGAGAAGACCTTGGCTTTGACCCTAAGATGCTCTACCTCCAGCTTTTCAGTCCGAAGGTCATGACCTTCACGTTTCCGCAGACAGAGTTTTATGCTGTGACGTCATACCAGAACACCAGGATCACCCAGCTGAAGATAGACTATAATCCCTTTGCTAAGGGCTTCCGGGAGGACAGCGGCAGCCCGCGCCTCACCAAGCCCAGGCCAGAGCAGTCTCAGGCGGGGAAGGGAGATACCCGCTCCCCTGGTCTGAGCTCCGCTAGGCCCGATGGTCGTGAGGGGACTGAGCAGATTGTGAGTGGCGTGGCTGATCTCAG gtacaaactctgccttcccagcGGGCCCATAGAGCAGCAGCCCCCGCGCACCTAG